In one window of Corynebacterium incognita DNA:
- a CDS encoding siderophore ABC transporter substrate-binding protein, with translation MKKLRASLVASVAAASLILTGCSSSEGSSESSSQAASSKKITIEDNRGSVEVPVNPEKVAITDNTAMRTLAEWDVKAVAMPLRLAPGNVADKYNADTVSADLGMHREPNLEAIVAAEPEVVINGNRFEQHYDAIKDLVPDAAMVELTPRDDKPLDEELIRETEELGKIFGKEKEADKLVEDFKKAVERAKEAYDDEDKVMAVNVSGGDIGYVAPGQGVVYGKLFELLGMKPALEVDNASDDHQGDDISVEAIAKADPDFFLVLDRDAAVDADNPEYKPAKDIIESNAALKNVEGIKDGNVVYADNHMYKDGGIIAYTDLLNSMADAFEKAD, from the coding sequence GTGAAAAAGCTTCGCGCTTCTCTCGTCGCCTCCGTCGCGGCAGCCAGCCTGATCCTGACCGGCTGCTCCTCCTCCGAGGGCTCTTCCGAGTCTTCCTCGCAGGCGGCTTCCTCTAAGAAGATCACCATCGAGGACAACCGTGGCTCCGTCGAGGTGCCGGTCAACCCAGAGAAGGTTGCCATCACGGACAACACCGCAATGCGCACCCTCGCCGAGTGGGACGTCAAGGCCGTCGCCATGCCGCTGCGCCTGGCACCGGGCAACGTGGCGGACAAGTACAACGCCGACACCGTGTCCGCTGACCTGGGTATGCACCGCGAGCCGAACCTCGAGGCCATCGTCGCCGCGGAGCCAGAGGTTGTCATTAACGGCAACCGCTTCGAGCAGCACTACGACGCCATCAAGGACCTGGTCCCTGACGCCGCCATGGTGGAGCTGACCCCGCGTGATGACAAGCCACTGGATGAGGAGCTCATCCGCGAGACTGAAGAGTTGGGCAAGATCTTCGGCAAGGAGAAGGAAGCCGACAAGCTCGTTGAGGACTTCAAGAAGGCCGTCGAGCGCGCCAAGGAAGCCTACGACGACGAGGACAAGGTTATGGCCGTCAACGTTTCCGGCGGCGACATCGGATACGTCGCCCCAGGCCAGGGCGTCGTCTACGGCAAGCTTTTCGAGCTGCTGGGCATGAAGCCAGCACTCGAGGTGGACAACGCCTCCGATGATCACCAGGGCGACGACATCTCCGTGGAGGCCATCGCCAAGGCTGACCCGGACTTCTTCCTGGTGCTGGACCGCGACGCCGCAGTGGACGCGGACAACCCGGAGTACAAGCCAGCTAAAGACATCATCGAATCCAACGCTGCACTCAAGAACGTGGAGGGCATTAAGGACGGCAACGTCGTCTACGCCGACAACCACATGTACAAGGATGGCGGCATCATCGCCTACACGGACTTGCTGAACTCGATGGCCGATGCTTTCGAGAAGGCTGACTAA
- a CDS encoding ABC transporter permease produces MSSTTTATRAKAARPKRFDARFFLALIVVLALLVASLLTGEYDIFRDEFGLEMFNMTRVPRTIALVLAGAAMAMSGLVMQLLTQNRFVEPTTTGTTEWAGLGLLFAMVFFPDATVLQRMLSAVVFSFVGTMIFFQFLRRVTLRSSLIVPIIGIMLGAVVGSVSTFFALLADALQSLGIWFMGSFTSVIAGQYEVLWVVLLMLVAVYFYADKLTVAGLGEDVATNVGLNYDRIILIGTGLISIATGVVTVVVGSLPFLGLIVPNIVAMFRGDDLRSNLPWVCLLGVGIVTACDLLGRIIIAPFEIPVSVILGLVGAVVFIVLIVRQSKNGK; encoded by the coding sequence ATGAGTAGTACAACAACCGCAACCAGAGCCAAGGCCGCGCGGCCGAAGCGCTTCGACGCCAGGTTCTTCCTAGCCCTCATCGTGGTGCTGGCGCTGCTGGTGGCCTCTCTCCTGACGGGCGAATATGACATCTTCCGCGACGAGTTCGGCCTCGAGATGTTTAATATGACCCGCGTGCCCCGCACCATCGCACTGGTCCTGGCTGGTGCCGCCATGGCGATGAGCGGTCTGGTCATGCAGCTGCTGACCCAGAACCGCTTTGTGGAACCAACCACTACCGGCACCACCGAGTGGGCGGGTTTGGGCCTGTTGTTCGCCATGGTTTTCTTCCCTGACGCCACGGTGCTGCAGCGCATGTTGAGCGCGGTCGTTTTCTCCTTCGTGGGCACGATGATTTTCTTCCAGTTCCTGCGCCGGGTCACGCTGCGGAGCTCGCTCATCGTTCCCATCATCGGCATCATGCTCGGCGCCGTCGTCGGCTCAGTATCCACGTTCTTTGCCCTGCTTGCCGACGCCCTGCAATCGCTCGGCATCTGGTTCATGGGCTCGTTCACCTCCGTCATCGCGGGGCAGTATGAGGTGCTCTGGGTGGTCCTCCTCATGCTGGTCGCGGTGTATTTCTACGCGGATAAGCTCACCGTCGCGGGGCTGGGTGAGGACGTGGCCACGAACGTCGGTCTCAACTACGACCGCATCATTCTGATCGGCACCGGCCTTATCTCGATTGCCACCGGCGTGGTCACGGTGGTCGTCGGCTCGCTGCCGTTTTTGGGGCTCATTGTCCCGAACATCGTGGCCATGTTCCGCGGCGACGACCTGCGTTCGAACCTGCCGTGGGTATGTTTGCTGGGCGTCGGCATCGTTACCGCCTGCGACCTGCTGGGCCGCATCATTATTGCGCCGTTTGAGATCCCCGTCTCCGTCATTTTGGGTCTCGTTGGCGCCGTGGTCTTCATCGTCTTGATTGTGAGGCAGAGCAAGAATGGCAAGTAA
- a CDS encoding iron chelate uptake ABC transporter family permease subunit: protein MASNATSTSRRHVGAFQSSRAQKRYWIILGVLIVLALGFGLLHLAWDNPMPFGTRGFWLIAERRANALIAIVVVALCQAMATVSFHTVTNNRIITPSIMGFESLYVAINTAAIFFLGSSGFLETQSLVAFVLKMLVMVGLSLVLYSWLLTGENNSMHAMLLVGVVIGGGLGSLSTFMQRMLTPSEFDILTARLFGSVHNANPDFFPIAIPVCLVVSALLYLNSRKLNVISLGRDAATNLGINHKVQAIYTLVLVSMLMAVTTALVGPMTFLGFLVATLAYQFAETYDHRFIFPVAILTGFVILTGAYFLMNHVFYAQGVVSIIIEMVGGSVFLFVIMKKGRL, encoded by the coding sequence ATGGCAAGTAACGCGACGTCGACAAGCCGCCGCCACGTCGGTGCCTTCCAATCCTCCCGCGCCCAGAAGCGCTACTGGATCATCCTGGGCGTCCTTATCGTGTTGGCTCTGGGATTCGGTTTGCTCCACTTGGCATGGGATAACCCGATGCCCTTCGGGACCCGTGGGTTCTGGCTCATCGCCGAACGCCGCGCTAACGCGCTCATCGCCATCGTGGTGGTCGCGCTGTGCCAGGCCATGGCCACGGTGTCTTTCCATACGGTGACGAACAACCGGATTATTACCCCATCCATCATGGGCTTCGAATCGCTGTACGTGGCCATCAATACCGCGGCGATCTTCTTCCTCGGCTCGTCCGGCTTCCTAGAAACCCAATCCTTGGTTGCCTTCGTGCTGAAGATGCTGGTGATGGTCGGGCTGTCGCTGGTGCTCTACTCGTGGCTGCTGACCGGCGAAAATAACAGCATGCACGCCATGCTGCTTGTCGGCGTGGTCATTGGCGGCGGCCTCGGCTCGCTGTCAACCTTCATGCAGCGCATGCTTACCCCGAGCGAGTTCGACATCCTCACCGCGCGCCTATTCGGCTCGGTGCACAATGCCAACCCGGACTTTTTCCCCATCGCCATCCCGGTGTGCCTGGTGGTCTCCGCGTTGCTGTACCTCAACTCCCGCAAGCTCAACGTCATTTCGCTGGGCCGCGACGCCGCTACGAACCTCGGCATCAACCACAAGGTTCAGGCCATCTATACGCTGGTGCTGGTGTCCATGCTCATGGCTGTGACCACTGCACTGGTGGGACCCATGACCTTCCTCGGGTTCCTCGTGGCGACGCTCGCGTATCAGTTCGCCGAGACCTACGATCACCGCTTCATCTTCCCCGTGGCGATCCTCACGGGTTTCGTCATCCTCACCGGCGCCTATTTCCTCATGAACCACGTCTTCTATGCCCAAGGCGTAGTGTCGATCATCATCGAGATGGTCGGCGGCTCGGTATTCCTCTTCGTCATCATGAAGAAGGGGCGCCTGTAG
- a CDS encoding ABC transporter ATP-binding protein: MITLSGVEKAYNSEVGIGPVNLEIPAGGITALVGPNGAGKSTLLTMIGRLLGMDAGEIHVADMDVSTTKSRDLAKIISVLRQENHFVTKLTVRQLVGFGRFPYSQGRLTPEDEEIISKYIDFLHLGPLEDRYLDQLSGGQRQRAYVAMVLCQETDYVLLDEPLNNLDIAHSVEMMKHLQDAAREFGRTIIVVLHDINFAARYADYICAVKDGKMVAFGKPEEIMKDEILTPIFNTDIKVIEGPDGLLACYH, from the coding sequence ATGATCACACTGTCTGGCGTAGAAAAGGCCTACAACAGTGAAGTAGGCATCGGCCCGGTCAACTTGGAGATCCCCGCTGGCGGCATCACCGCGCTGGTGGGACCTAACGGTGCCGGTAAGTCCACGCTGCTCACCATGATCGGACGCCTGCTGGGTATGGACGCCGGCGAGATCCATGTGGCGGACATGGACGTGTCCACCACCAAGTCCCGTGATCTGGCGAAGATCATCTCCGTCCTGCGTCAGGAGAACCACTTCGTGACCAAGCTGACCGTGCGCCAGCTGGTCGGCTTCGGCCGTTTCCCGTACTCCCAGGGGCGCCTGACCCCTGAGGACGAGGAGATCATCTCCAAGTACATTGACTTCCTTCACCTCGGCCCGCTGGAGGACCGCTACCTGGATCAACTCTCCGGCGGCCAGCGCCAGCGCGCGTACGTAGCGATGGTGCTGTGCCAGGAAACTGACTATGTGCTTCTCGACGAACCGTTGAACAACCTCGACATCGCCCACTCGGTGGAGATGATGAAGCACCTGCAGGACGCCGCTCGCGAGTTCGGCCGCACCATCATCGTGGTGCTGCACGACATTAACTTCGCTGCCCGGTACGCGGACTACATCTGCGCGGTCAAGGACGGCAAGATGGTTGCCTTTGGCAAGCCAGAGGAAATCATGAAAGACGAAATCCTCACGCCCATCTTCAACACCGACATCAAGGTCATCGAAGGTCCCGACGGTTTACTTGCCTGCTACCACTAA